One region of Pseudomonas glycinae genomic DNA includes:
- a CDS encoding 3-methyl-2-oxobutanoate dehydrogenase (2-methylpropanoyl-transferring) subunit alpha, whose amino-acid sequence MTQAYEPLRLHVPEPSGRPGCKTDFSYLHLTDAGTVRKPSIDIEPADTADLARGLIRVLDDQGNALGPWAENVPVEILRKGMRAMLKTRIYDNRMVVAQRQKKMSFYMQSLGEEAIGSAQALALNIDDMCFPTYRQQSILMARDVPLVDLICQLLSNERDPLKGRQLPIMYSVKDAGFFTISGNLATQFIQGVGWGMASAIKGDTKIASAWIGDGATAESDFHTALTFAHVYRAPVILNVVNNQWAISTFQAIAGGEATTFAGRGVGCGIASLRVDGNDFYAVYAASAWAAERARRNLGPTMIEWVTYRAGPHSTSDDPSKYRPADDWSHFPLGDPIARLKQHLIKVGHWSEEEHAAVSAELEAEVIAAQKQAEQYGTLAGGQIPSAATMFEDVYKEMPEHLKRQRQQLGI is encoded by the coding sequence ATGACCCAAGCGTATGAACCGCTGCGTCTGCACGTCCCTGAACCCTCGGGCCGCCCAGGCTGCAAAACCGACTTCTCCTACCTGCATCTGACCGATGCGGGCACGGTGCGTAAACCTTCCATCGACATTGAACCCGCCGACACCGCCGACCTGGCCCGTGGCCTGATTCGCGTGCTCGACGACCAGGGCAACGCCCTCGGCCCATGGGCTGAAAACGTGCCGGTCGAGATCCTGCGCAAAGGCATGCGCGCCATGCTCAAGACCCGGATCTACGACAACCGCATGGTGGTTGCCCAGCGTCAGAAAAAAATGTCGTTCTACATGCAGAGTCTTGGCGAAGAAGCCATTGGCAGTGCCCAGGCCCTGGCCTTGAACATCGACGACATGTGCTTCCCAACCTACCGCCAGCAAAGCATTCTGATGGCTCGCGACGTGCCATTGGTCGACCTGATCTGCCAACTTCTGTCCAACGAGCGCGACCCGCTCAAGGGCCGTCAGCTGCCGATCATGTATTCGGTCAAGGACGCCGGTTTCTTCACTATTTCCGGCAATCTCGCCACCCAGTTCATTCAAGGCGTGGGCTGGGGCATGGCCTCGGCGATCAAGGGCGACACCAAAATCGCCTCGGCCTGGATCGGCGACGGCGCCACCGCCGAATCTGACTTCCACACCGCCCTCACCTTCGCTCACGTCTATCGTGCGCCGGTGATCCTCAACGTGGTCAACAACCAGTGGGCGATCTCGACGTTCCAGGCCATCGCCGGTGGTGAAGCCACCACCTTCGCCGGACGCGGTGTCGGTTGCGGCATCGCCTCGCTGCGGGTGGATGGCAACGATTTCTACGCAGTCTATGCCGCCTCCGCTTGGGCTGCCGAACGCGCCCGCCGCAACCTCGGCCCGACCATGATCGAATGGGTCACCTACCGCGCCGGCCCGCACTCAACCTCCGATGATCCGTCCAAATACCGTCCTGCCGACGACTGGAGCCACTTCCCGCTGGGCGATCCGATTGCCCGCCTGAAACAGCACCTGATCAAGGTTGGCCACTGGTCGGAGGAAGAGCACGCCGCCGTCAGCGCCGAGCTGGAAGCCGAAGTGATCGCCGCACAGAAACAGGCCGAGCAGTACGGCACCCTGGCCGGTGGCCAGATTCCAAGCGCCGCGACCATGTTCGAAGACGTCTACAAAGAGATGCCGGAGCACTTGAAGCGCCAGCGTCAGCAGTTGGGGATCTGA
- a CDS encoding alpha-ketoacid dehydrogenase subunit beta, giving the protein MNDHNNNIQLETAMTTTTMTMIQALRSAMDVMLERDDNVVVFGQDVGYFGGVFRCTEGLQTKYGTSRVFDAPISESGIVGVAVGMGAYGLRPVAEIQFADYVYPASDQIISEAARLRYRSAGEFTAPMTLRMPCGGGIYGGQTHSQSIEAMFTQVCGLRTVMPSNPYDAKGLLIASIENDDPVIFLEPKRLYNGPFDGHHDRPVTPWSKHPQAQVPDGYYTVPLDVAAITRPGKDVTVLTYGTTVYVSQVAAEESGVDAEVIDLRSLWPLDLETIVKSVKKTGRCVVVHEATRTCGFGAELVSLVQEHCFHHLEAPIERVTGWDTPYPHAQEWAYFPGPSRVGAALKRVMEV; this is encoded by the coding sequence ATGAACGATCACAACAACAATATTCAGTTGGAAACCGCCATGACCACGACCACCATGACCATGATCCAGGCCCTGCGCTCGGCCATGGATGTGATGCTTGAGCGTGATGACAACGTGGTGGTGTTCGGCCAGGACGTCGGTTACTTCGGCGGCGTGTTCCGTTGCACCGAAGGCCTGCAGACCAAGTACGGTACTTCGCGGGTGTTCGACGCGCCGATTTCCGAGAGCGGCATCGTCGGTGTCGCCGTGGGCATGGGCGCTTATGGCTTGCGTCCGGTGGCCGAGATTCAGTTCGCCGACTACGTGTACCCGGCGTCCGACCAGATCATTTCCGAAGCCGCCCGCCTGCGTTATCGCTCGGCCGGCGAATTCACCGCGCCGATGACCCTGCGCATGCCCTGCGGCGGCGGCATCTACGGCGGCCAGACCCACAGCCAGAGCATCGAGGCGATGTTCACTCAGGTCTGTGGTCTGCGCACCGTCATGCCTTCCAACCCGTACGACGCCAAAGGCCTGCTGATCGCCTCCATCGAAAACGATGACCCGGTGATCTTCCTCGAGCCAAAACGCCTGTACAACGGCCCGTTCGACGGCCACCACGACCGCCCGGTGACCCCGTGGTCGAAACACCCGCAAGCCCAGGTGCCGGACGGTTACTACACCGTGCCGCTGGACGTTGCCGCGATTACCCGTCCGGGCAAGGACGTAACTGTGCTGACCTACGGCACTACCGTGTACGTGTCGCAAGTCGCTGCTGAAGAAAGCGGCGTTGACGCTGAAGTCATCGACCTGCGCAGCCTGTGGCCGCTGGACCTGGAAACCATCGTCAAATCCGTGAAGAAAACTGGCCGTTGCGTCGTGGTTCACGAAGCCACCCGCACCTGCGGTTTCGGCGCCGAACTGGTGTCGCTGGTGCAAGAGCATTGCTTCCATCACCTGGAAGCGCCGATCGAACGCGTCACCGGTTGGGACACCCCCTACCCGCACGCGCAGGAGTGGGCGTATTTCCCTGGGCCGTCCCGAGTGGGCGCGGCGCTGAAACGGGTCATGGAGGTCTGA
- a CDS encoding dihydrolipoamide acetyltransferase family protein, whose product MGTHVIKMPDIGEGIAEVELSQWHVKVGDLVVEDQVLADVMTDKAMVDIPSPVHGKVIALGGQPGEVMAVGSVLISIEVEGAGNLKESDKPAPVAAKETPVAPKVEAVVESKPVAPRTAPVCQGPMVAREANERPLASPAVRKHALDLGIQLRLVRGSGPAGRVLHEDLDAYLAQGQSNASAPVAAAYTQRNDEEQIQVIGMRRKIAQRMQDATQRAAHFSYVEEIDVTAIEELRAHLNEKHGASRGKLTLLPFLVRALVVALRDFPQMNARYDDEAQVITRLGAVHVGVATQSDVGLMVPVVRHAEARSLWDSAAEISRLANAARNGKASRDELSGSTITLTSLGALGGIVSTPVLNLPEVAIVGVNKIVERPMVVKGQVVIRKMMNLSSSFDHRVVDGMDAALFIQAIRGLLEQPATLFVE is encoded by the coding sequence ATGGGCACGCACGTTATCAAGATGCCGGACATCGGCGAAGGCATCGCAGAAGTAGAACTGTCGCAGTGGCACGTCAAGGTCGGCGATCTGGTCGTTGAAGATCAGGTGCTGGCGGATGTGATGACCGACAAGGCGATGGTCGACATTCCGTCGCCGGTCCACGGCAAGGTCATTGCGCTGGGTGGTCAGCCGGGCGAAGTGATGGCGGTCGGCAGTGTGCTGATCAGCATCGAAGTGGAAGGCGCCGGTAATCTGAAGGAGTCGGACAAACCGGCGCCTGTTGCAGCTAAAGAAACACCTGTCGCACCCAAAGTTGAAGCTGTCGTTGAAAGCAAACCCGTCGCGCCCCGAACGGCTCCGGTTTGCCAAGGCCCGATGGTTGCCCGCGAAGCCAATGAGCGCCCGCTGGCCTCGCCAGCCGTGCGCAAACACGCGCTGGATCTGGGCATTCAATTGCGTCTGGTGCGCGGTTCCGGTCCGGCCGGTCGCGTGTTGCACGAAGACCTCGACGCCTATCTGGCGCAGGGTCAGTCGAATGCTTCGGCGCCGGTCGCCGCTGCGTACACCCAGCGTAACGATGAAGAACAGATTCAAGTGATCGGCATGCGCCGCAAGATTGCCCAGCGCATGCAGGACGCCACCCAGCGTGCTGCGCACTTCAGTTATGTAGAAGAAATCGACGTCACCGCGATTGAAGAACTGCGTGCCCACCTGAACGAAAAACATGGCGCCAGCCGTGGCAAGCTGACCTTGCTGCCGTTCCTGGTGCGCGCACTGGTCGTCGCCCTGCGCGACTTCCCGCAGATGAACGCCCGTTACGACGACGAAGCCCAGGTCATCACCCGCCTCGGCGCGGTGCATGTCGGCGTCGCCACCCAAAGCGACGTCGGCCTGATGGTGCCGGTGGTGCGTCACGCCGAAGCGCGCAGCCTGTGGGACAGCGCGGCGGAAATCTCGCGCCTGGCCAACGCCGCCCGCAATGGCAAGGCCAGCCGCGATGAACTGTCCGGCTCGACCATCACTCTGACCAGCCTCGGCGCCCTTGGCGGCATCGTCAGTACCCCGGTGCTGAACCTGCCGGAAGTGGCCATCGTCGGCGTGAACAAAATCGTCGAACGTCCGATGGTCGTCAAAGGCCAGGTGGTGATCCGCAAGATGATGAACCTCTCCAGCTCCTTCGATCACCGCGTGGTCGACGGTATGGACGCGGCGCTCTTCATCCAGGCCATTCGTGGTCTGCTCGAACAACCCGCGACCCTGTTTGTGGAGTGA
- the lpdA gene encoding dihydrolipoyl dehydrogenase encodes MQSLNTTLLIIGGGPGGYVTAIRAGQLGISTILVEGESLGGTCLNIGCIPSKALIHVAEQFHQTQHHNQHSALGISVSEPTLDITKSVEWKDGIVDRLTTGVAALLKKNKVQVINGWAKVIDGKTVEVGDTRIQCEHLVLATGSKSVNLPILPIGGPIISSTEALAPKSVPKRLIVVGGGYIGLELGIAYRKLGAEVSVVEAQDRILPAYDAELTQPVHDALKQLGVKLYLKHSVLGFDGTLQVRDPNGDTLNLETDQVLVAVGRKPNTQGWNLEALNLDMNGSAIKIDSRCQTSMRNVYAIGDLSGEPMLAHRAMAQGEMVAELISGKTREFNPTAIAAVCFTDPELVVVGKTPDEAKAAGLDCIVSNFPFAANGRAMTLESKTGFVRVVARRDNHVIVGWQAVGVGVSELSTAFAQSLEMGARLEDIGGTIHAHPTLGEAVQEAALRALGHALHL; translated from the coding sequence ATGCAATCTCTGAACACCACGCTGCTGATTATCGGCGGCGGTCCCGGCGGTTACGTGACGGCCATTCGTGCCGGGCAACTGGGCATTTCGACCATTCTGGTCGAGGGTGAATCGCTGGGCGGCACCTGCCTGAACATCGGCTGCATTCCGTCGAAAGCGCTGATCCATGTGGCCGAGCAGTTTCACCAGACTCAACATCACAACCAGCATTCGGCACTGGGCATCAGCGTTTCGGAGCCTACCCTCGACATCACTAAAAGCGTCGAGTGGAAGGACGGCATCGTTGATCGCCTGACCACCGGCGTCGCCGCGCTGCTGAAGAAGAACAAGGTTCAGGTCATCAACGGCTGGGCCAAGGTCATCGACGGCAAGACTGTGGAAGTCGGCGACACCCGCATCCAGTGCGAGCATCTGGTGCTGGCCACCGGTTCGAAAAGCGTCAATTTGCCGATCCTGCCGATTGGCGGGCCGATCATATCGTCCACCGAGGCGCTGGCGCCGAAGTCGGTGCCGAAACGCCTGATCGTGGTGGGCGGTGGTTACATCGGTCTGGAATTGGGCATTGCCTATCGCAAGCTCGGCGCCGAGGTCAGTGTGGTCGAGGCGCAGGATCGGATCCTGCCGGCCTACGACGCCGAACTGACTCAACCGGTGCACGACGCGCTGAAGCAACTGGGCGTGAAGCTCTACCTCAAGCACAGCGTGCTGGGTTTCGACGGTACGTTGCAGGTGCGCGATCCGAACGGCGACACGCTGAATCTGGAAACCGATCAGGTGCTGGTGGCCGTCGGTCGCAAACCCAATACCCAGGGCTGGAACCTCGAAGCGCTGAACCTGGACATGAACGGTTCGGCGATCAAGATCGACAGCCGCTGCCAGACCAGCATGCGCAACGTCTACGCCATCGGCGACCTGAGCGGCGAGCCGATGCTGGCCCACCGCGCCATGGCCCAGGGCGAAATGGTCGCCGAGCTGATCAGCGGCAAGACCCGCGAATTCAACCCGACCGCCATCGCTGCCGTGTGCTTTACCGACCCGGAACTGGTGGTCGTCGGCAAGACGCCGGACGAGGCCAAGGCGGCGGGACTTGATTGCATCGTGTCGAACTTCCCGTTCGCGGCCAATGGCCGGGCGATGACACTGGAATCGAAAACCGGCTTCGTGCGGGTGGTCGCTCGTCGGGACAATCATGTGATTGTCGGCTGGCAGGCGGTCGGTGTCGGGGTCTCGGAATTGTCGACCGCGTTCGCGCAAAGCCTGGAAATGGGCGCGCGACTGGAAGACATCGGCGGCACCATCCATGCGCACCCGACCCTGGGTGAAGCGGTGCAGGAAGCGGCGTTGCGTGCGCTTGGGCACGCTTTGCACCTGTAA
- a CDS encoding branched-chain amino acid aminotransferase has translation MGNESINWDKLGFDYIKTDKRYLSYFRNGEWDKGTLTEDNVLHISEGSTALHYGQQCFEGLKAYRCKDGSINLFRPDQNAARMQRSCARLLMPHVSTEQFIEACKEVVRANERFIPPYGTGGALYLRPFVIGVGDNIGVRTAPEFIFSVFAIPVGAYFKGGLTPHNFQISSYDRAAPQGTGAAKVGGNYAASLMPGSQAKKAHFADAIYLDPLTHKKIEEVGSANFFGITHDNKFVTPNSPSVLPGITRLSLIELAKSRLGLEVVEGDVFIDKLSDFKEAGACGTAAVITPIGGISYNDHLHVFHSETEVGPVTQKLYKELTGVQTGDVEAPAGWIVKV, from the coding sequence ATGGGTAACGAAAGCATCAACTGGGACAAGCTGGGTTTTGACTACATCAAGACCGACAAACGCTATCTGTCGTACTTTCGCAACGGCGAGTGGGACAAAGGCACCCTGACCGAAGACAACGTGCTGCACATCAGCGAAGGCTCCACTGCCCTTCACTATGGCCAGCAATGCTTCGAAGGCCTGAAGGCCTATCGTTGCAAGGACGGCTCGATCAACCTGTTCCGTCCCGACCAGAACGCCGCGCGCATGCAACGCAGCTGCGCCCGCCTGCTGATGCCGCATGTGTCTACCGAGCAGTTCATCGAAGCGTGCAAGGAAGTGGTTCGCGCCAACGAGCGTTTCATCCCGCCTTACGGCACCGGCGGCGCGCTGTACCTGCGTCCGTTCGTGATCGGCGTGGGTGACAACATCGGCGTGCGTACCGCGCCTGAGTTCATCTTTTCGGTATTCGCGATCCCGGTTGGCGCCTACTTCAAGGGCGGCCTGACCCCGCACAACTTCCAGATCTCCAGCTACGACCGCGCCGCGCCACAAGGCACCGGTGCCGCCAAGGTCGGTGGCAACTACGCGGCCAGCCTGATGCCAGGCTCCCAGGCCAAGAAAGCGCACTTCGCTGACGCCATCTACCTGGATCCGCTGACCCACAAGAAGATCGAAGAAGTCGGTTCGGCCAACTTCTTCGGGATCACCCACGACAACAAGTTCGTGACCCCGAACTCGCCATCGGTACTGCCGGGTATCACCCGTCTGTCGCTGATCGAACTGGCCAAGTCCCGTCTGGGCCTGGAAGTGGTCGAAGGCGACGTATTCATCGACAAGCTGTCGGACTTCAAAGAGGCCGGCGCCTGCGGTACTGCGGCGGTGATCACCCCGATCGGTGGCATCAGCTACAACGACCACCTGCACGTATTCCACAGCGAAACAGAAGTCGGCCCTGTGACCCAGAAGCTCTACAAAGAGCTGACCGGCGTGCAGACCGGCGACGTCGAAGCGCCAGCAGGCTGGATCGTCAAGGTTTGA
- a CDS encoding TIGR03915 family putative DNA repair protein, which yields MINLDCDDLFDTWRQQARWLLSHEIDPSLVSWASEGVSDLFASDVSVPEGQGPFQARIPRALLDTLEQASRYRGDQRWSLLYEVLWRVSHGDRTAMMAGDKLGSELQRRIKQVQREAHHLHAFVRFIERPPELPGPQYVAWHEPAHDILHSASEHFIGRMGRHRWLIATPRDGVYYDGEQLIHERQCPLEWQQLAQNVDDPHGDLWLTYYSHIFNPARLNEKVMQGHLPTRFWKNLPEGELIPGLITQARMGKQQNGQASGIAGRAGKRIAMKATEPNE from the coding sequence ATGATCAACCTCGACTGCGACGACCTGTTCGACACCTGGCGCCAACAGGCGCGCTGGCTGCTCAGCCATGAAATCGACCCGAGTCTGGTGAGCTGGGCGTCGGAAGGCGTGAGTGATCTGTTTGCCAGTGACGTGTCGGTGCCCGAGGGGCAGGGACCGTTTCAGGCGCGGATTCCGCGTGCGTTGCTCGACACCCTGGAACAAGCGTCGCGATACCGTGGCGATCAGCGCTGGAGTTTGCTGTATGAAGTGCTGTGGCGAGTCAGCCACGGCGACCGCACGGCAATGATGGCCGGCGACAAGCTGGGCAGCGAGTTGCAGCGGCGGATCAAGCAGGTGCAGCGCGAAGCCCATCATCTGCATGCGTTCGTGCGCTTCATCGAGCGCCCGCCAGAGCTGCCGGGCCCGCAATACGTCGCGTGGCACGAGCCGGCCCACGACATTCTGCACAGTGCCAGCGAACACTTCATCGGACGCATGGGCCGGCATCGCTGGCTGATCGCCACGCCCCGCGATGGGGTTTATTACGATGGTGAACAACTGATCCATGAACGTCAGTGTCCGCTGGAGTGGCAGCAACTGGCGCAGAACGTCGACGACCCCCACGGTGACTTGTGGCTGACGTACTACAGCCACATCTTCAACCCGGCGCGGTTGAACGAGAAGGTCATGCAAGGGCATTTGCCGACGCGGTTCTGGAAGAACCTGCCGGAAGGAGAGCTGATTCCCGGATTGATTACCCAGGCGCGAATGGGCAAGCAGCAGAACGGACAGGCGAGCGGGATTGCCGGTCGCGCGGGCAAGCGGATTGCCATGAAGGCCACCGAGCCAAACGAATAA
- a CDS encoding putative DNA modification/repair radical SAM protein, with protein sequence MQIIDKLSILADAAKYDASCASSGAPKRSSEGKTGLGSTDGMGICHSYTPDGRCVSLLKILLTNFCLYDCQYCVNRRSSDVPRARFTPEEVVTLTLDFYRRNCVSGLFLSSGIIRSADYTMEQLVRVAKLLREDHEFRGYIHLKTIPDADPALIEEAGRYADRLSVNIELPTDASLQTLAPEKQIGSIKQAMNTIYTGVQTVLNEPRAPKFAPAGQSTQMIVGADDTDDSTILHSAQALYGNFRLRRVYYSAFSPIPDSPKSVPLAAPPLMREHRLYQADFLLRGYGYTAGELLQGPGNLALDIDPKLAWALQNREVFPLDLNRAEPALISRIPGIGLRTTERLVELRRQRRIRYEDVARMRCVLAKAKPFIITSDYHPQQAEVTSQMLYQQLRDRPMPQQMGLWG encoded by the coding sequence ATGCAAATCATCGACAAGCTCAGCATCCTCGCCGACGCCGCCAAGTACGACGCCTCCTGCGCCAGCAGCGGCGCGCCCAAGCGCAGTTCCGAAGGCAAGACCGGGCTGGGGTCGACCGATGGCATGGGCATCTGCCACAGCTACACGCCGGACGGGCGTTGCGTGTCGCTGCTCAAGATTCTGCTGACCAACTTCTGTCTCTACGATTGCCAATACTGCGTCAACCGCCGCTCCAGCGATGTGCCCCGTGCGCGTTTCACGCCCGAGGAAGTGGTGACGCTGACCCTGGACTTCTACCGGCGCAATTGCGTCAGCGGGTTGTTCCTCAGCTCGGGGATCATCCGTTCGGCGGACTACACCATGGAGCAACTGGTGCGTGTCGCGAAGCTGTTGCGCGAAGATCATGAGTTCCGTGGCTACATCCATCTCAAGACCATTCCTGACGCCGATCCCGCTCTGATCGAAGAGGCCGGGCGTTACGCCGATCGCCTGAGCGTCAACATCGAATTGCCCACCGATGCCAGCCTGCAAACCCTGGCGCCGGAGAAGCAGATCGGCTCGATCAAACAGGCGATGAACACGATCTACACCGGCGTGCAGACCGTGCTCAACGAACCCCGTGCCCCGAAGTTCGCCCCGGCCGGGCAGAGCACGCAGATGATCGTCGGTGCCGATGACACTGACGACAGCACCATCCTGCACAGCGCTCAGGCGCTCTACGGCAACTTCCGTCTGCGCCGGGTCTATTACTCGGCCTTCAGCCCGATTCCCGACAGCCCGAAAAGCGTACCGCTGGCCGCACCGCCACTGATGCGCGAGCACCGCTTGTATCAGGCGGATTTTCTGTTGCGCGGTTATGGCTATACCGCCGGTGAATTGCTTCAGGGGCCGGGCAATCTGGCGTTGGACATCGACCCGAAACTGGCCTGGGCGCTGCAGAATCGTGAGGTGTTTCCGCTGGATCTCAATCGCGCCGAACCGGCGTTGATTTCACGCATCCCCGGCATTGGCCTGCGCACCACCGAACGTCTGGTGGAACTGCGTCGGCAGCGGCGCATTCGCTACGAAGACGTGGCGCGCATGCGCTGTGTGCTGGCCAAAGCCAAGCCGTTCATCATCACCAGCGATTACCACCCTCAGCAGGCGGAAGTCACCAGCCAGATGCTTTATCAGCAATTGCGCGACCGACCAATGCCGCAACAGATGGGGCTGTGGGGATGA
- a CDS encoding SDR family NAD(P)-dependent oxidoreductase — MDHIFQGKIAVITGASSGIGLAATERLLDQGARVLAMSRKLGPLAELLERYPQQLVWHPGDVTQASDLASLAEQAAHIGPVSFVVPNAGIAELADGLDSSAFDRQWAVNGAGALNTLAALRPHLAGKASVVFIGTFLAQISFAGLAAYIASKAALIAHARTLAVELAPHGVRINCVSPGPTATPIWSTLGLSDEALGDVAQGVNKRLLGGQFLEPAAVADVILFQLGNGARGVIGQDWVVDSGYTLS; from the coding sequence ATGGATCATATTTTTCAGGGCAAGATTGCCGTCATCACCGGCGCCAGTTCGGGCATAGGCCTGGCCGCTACCGAGCGTCTGCTGGATCAAGGCGCACGCGTGTTGGCCATGTCGCGAAAGCTCGGCCCACTGGCCGAACTGCTTGAGCGGTATCCGCAGCAACTGGTCTGGCATCCCGGCGATGTCACTCAAGCCTCTGACCTTGCCTCCTTGGCCGAGCAAGCTGCACACATCGGTCCGGTAAGCTTCGTGGTGCCCAACGCCGGTATCGCAGAACTGGCCGACGGACTCGACAGTTCGGCGTTCGATCGCCAATGGGCAGTAAACGGCGCCGGCGCCCTGAACACCTTGGCCGCCCTGCGCCCGCACCTTGCAGGCAAGGCGTCAGTGGTGTTCATCGGTACTTTTCTGGCCCAAATCAGTTTCGCGGGACTGGCCGCCTACATCGCGTCAAAAGCGGCGTTGATCGCCCATGCCCGAACCCTTGCGGTCGAGCTGGCACCCCATGGCGTGCGCATCAATTGTGTCTCCCCCGGCCCGACCGCAACGCCGATCTGGTCAACGCTGGGCCTGAGTGACGAAGCGCTCGGCGACGTCGCCCAAGGCGTCAACAAACGACTGTTGGGCGGACAATTCCTGGAACCTGCGGCGGTGGCCGACGTCATTCTTTTCCAGCTGGGCAATGGTGCTCGCGGCGTCATCGGTCAGGATTGGGTGGTCGATAGCGGATACACCTTGAGCTAA
- a CDS encoding ArsR/SmtB family transcription factor: MHAAHQDIGVSQVAAAIAEPARTKMLCSLMDGHARTATELASLADVSASTASAHLAKLKDLALVRLHVQGRHRYYSLADKRVAQALEALMVIGQNPAPAFKPHTPDRLQFARTCYDHMAGTLAVLLHDRLLEGGWLVETDEQAYRLSESGEALFEGLGVEVRDLSTLRRRFACPCLDWSMRRPHLGGSLGASLLQTALKRKWVTQDLDSRALTLTVQGRRELASRWGLVLPGAGRESSGRQLTDSTPGSLHAR; this comes from the coding sequence ATGCACGCAGCACATCAAGACATCGGCGTCTCGCAAGTGGCCGCCGCCATCGCGGAACCGGCGCGGACCAAAATGCTGTGTTCGCTGATGGACGGCCACGCCCGCACCGCCACGGAGCTGGCGAGCCTCGCCGACGTCAGCGCCTCGACCGCCAGCGCACACCTGGCCAAGCTCAAGGACCTGGCGCTGGTGCGCCTGCATGTGCAGGGCCGCCATCGTTATTACAGCCTCGCCGACAAGCGTGTGGCCCAGGCCCTCGAAGCGCTGATGGTGATCGGACAGAACCCCGCGCCGGCCTTCAAACCCCACACACCGGATCGCCTGCAATTCGCCCGTACTTGCTACGACCACATGGCCGGCACGCTGGCAGTGCTGCTGCATGACCGGTTGCTGGAGGGTGGTTGGCTGGTGGAAACCGATGAGCAGGCGTACCGCTTGAGCGAGAGTGGAGAAGCGCTGTTCGAAGGCTTGGGGGTTGAGGTCAGGGATCTGTCGACCTTGCGCCGACGCTTTGCCTGCCCGTGCCTGGACTGGAGCATGCGTCGGCCTCATCTGGGTGGATCACTTGGAGCGTCGCTGTTGCAGACCGCGTTGAAGCGCAAATGGGTGACGCAGGATCTGGACAGTCGGGCACTGACGTTGACGGTGCAGGGGCGTCGGGAACTGGCGTCGCGCTGGGGACTGGTTTTGCCTGGGGCCGGGCGGGAATCGTCAGGCCGCCAGCTGACGGATTCCACGCCCGGATCGCTGCATGCGCGTTAG